One Oscillospiraceae bacterium genomic region harbors:
- a CDS encoding extracellular solute-binding protein codes for MNKKLRIVCLVLAVLMLFVSCNGKNGATTSSDIIGGNTNNSSSSTDNATSSDSTSDETPSGETPNITPDAGNEGVETERKLVGNAYTSGFPIVKDKIELTVMAEKTSMHGEFDTMAFSKEYEKKTNIKINWELFSTSDRNNKASLALMSGNPPDVMCMIDGLSATDIITYGGQDMLVPIEDMLSQWAPNVKLALEQNSVAKKSVTTPDGHIYSVPLIHSVDDHTIFPEKMYINKTWLENLVLPMPTTYSELLNVLRQFKNGDPNGNGQKDEIPIATSLFNVMLAGAPQGLAWDWTTDRMYVDSNNKIGYFMATEAYRDSIKFYKTLYSEGLCDKNVLEGKATVAGKARTGKVGVFTAVAGTTTLSEKELKNYTMLPALKSTADSKQTVWARQREKIYPFAFVITASALKDKNKSKVEAALRWVDYFFTTEGYVFEQYGSASSGFYKKLSNGKLEILPKKTDSDRYKIAPGYVLPSWYTLAAKNVWAEKDASKMTEADKFFRDIDEGMSNSLYRPLIQSKFIPHLFFTKVQSAKLNTLADPIHSYAYNTGLAFVKGDMNIDTGWNDYLAELKRLGVEEFVSIYQSAYNSYNG; via the coding sequence ATGAACAAAAAACTAAGAATTGTTTGCTTGGTGCTCGCTGTTTTAATGCTGTTTGTTTCCTGTAACGGAAAGAACGGCGCAACAACCTCCTCCGATATTATCGGCGGAAACACTAACAACAGCTCTTCCTCGACAGACAATGCAACAAGCTCCGACTCCACCTCCGACGAAACTCCTTCCGGTGAAACTCCCAACATAACCCCCGACGCAGGCAACGAGGGCGTAGAAACCGAAAGAAAGCTTGTAGGTAATGCTTACACCTCCGGCTTCCCCATTGTAAAGGATAAAATCGAGCTTACCGTTATGGCGGAGAAAACGTCAATGCACGGTGAATTTGACACTATGGCGTTTTCAAAGGAATACGAGAAAAAGACAAACATTAAAATCAACTGGGAGCTTTTCTCCACATCAGACAGAAACAACAAGGCTTCCCTTGCACTTATGAGCGGAAATCCCCCCGATGTTATGTGTATGATTGACGGTCTTTCCGCAACAGACATTATCACCTACGGCGGACAGGATATGCTTGTTCCCATTGAAGATATGCTCTCTCAGTGGGCTCCCAACGTTAAGCTTGCTCTTGAGCAAAACAGCGTTGCTAAAAAGAGTGTTACCACTCCCGACGGACATATCTACTCAGTACCCTTAATTCACTCAGTTGATGACCACACAATTTTCCCCGAGAAGATGTATATAAACAAGACATGGCTTGAAAATCTTGTTCTTCCTATGCCTACAACATATTCTGAGCTGTTGAACGTTTTAAGACAGTTCAAAAACGGTGACCCCAACGGAAACGGACAGAAGGACGAAATCCCGATTGCTACAAGTCTTTTCAACGTTATGCTTGCAGGCGCTCCTCAGGGACTTGCTTGGGACTGGACAACAGACCGTATGTATGTTGACAGCAACAATAAAATCGGTTACTTTATGGCAACAGAGGCATACAGAGATTCAATTAAATTCTATAAGACTTTATATTCCGAAGGCCTTTGCGACAAGAATGTACTTGAAGGCAAAGCAACTGTTGCAGGAAAAGCAAGAACAGGTAAGGTTGGCGTATTTACTGCAGTTGCAGGAACAACAACTCTCAGCGAAAAAGAGCTTAAGAACTACACTATGCTTCCCGCTTTAAAGAGCACAGCTGATTCAAAGCAGACTGTCTGGGCTCGTCAGCGTGAAAAGATTTATCCTTTTGCATTTGTAATAACCGCTTCTGCTCTTAAGGATAAGAATAAGAGCAAGGTTGAAGCTGCTTTGAGATGGGTTGACTACTTCTTTACAACAGAGGGCTACGTATTCGAGCAATACGGCAGTGCAAGCAGCGGCTTCTATAAGAAGCTTTCAAACGGAAAGCTTGAAATTCTTCCCAAGAAGACAGACTCTGACAGATACAAGATTGCTCCCGGATACGTTCTTCCTTCCTGGTACACTCTTGCTGCAAAGAATGTCTGGGCAGAAAAAGATGCATCAAAGATGACCGAAGCAGATAAATTCTTCCGTGATATAGACGAGGGAATGAGCAACTCCCTTTACAGACCTCTTATTCAGAGCAAATTTATCCCTCATCTGTTCTTTACAAAGGTACAGAGCGCAAAGCTTAATACCCTTGCAGACCCGATACACAGCTACGCTTACAATACAGGTCTTGCCTTTGTTAAGGGCGATATGAACATTGACACAGGCTGGAACGATTATCTTGCAGAGCTTAAGAGACTCGGCGTTGAAGAATTTGTTTCCATTTATCAGAGTGCATATAATTCATATAACGGCTAA